A single genomic interval of Bos javanicus breed banteng chromosome 26, ARS-OSU_banteng_1.0, whole genome shotgun sequence harbors:
- the WNT8B gene encoding protein Wnt-8b, translating into MSLRSVNNFLMTGPKAYLIYSSSVAAGAQSGIEECKYQFAWDRWNCPERALQLSSHGGLRSANRETAFVHAISSAGVMYTLTRNCSLGDFDNCGCDDSRNGQLGGQGWLWGGCSDNVGFGEAISKQFVDALETGQDARAAMNLHNNEAGRKAVKGTMKRTCKCHGVSGSCTTQTCWLQLPEFREVGAHLKEKYHAALKVDLLQGAGNSAAGRGAIADTFRSISTRELVHLEDSPDYCLENKTLGLLGTEGRECLRRGRALGRWERRSCRRLCGDCGLTVEERRAETVSSCNCKFHWCCAVRCEQCRRRVTKYFCSRADRPRGGAAHEPGRKP; encoded by the exons ATGTCGCTGAG GTCAGTGAACAATTTCCTGATGACTGGTCcaaag GCTTACCTGATCTACTCCAGCAGCGTGGCAGCTGGTGCCCAGAGTGGAATTGAAGAATGCAAATATCAGTTTGCTTGGGACCGCTGGAACTGCCCTGAGAGAGCCCTGCAGCTGTCCAGCCATGGTGGCCTTCGCAGTG CTAATCGGGAGACAGCATTTGTACATGCCATCAGTTCTGCTGGGGTCATGTACACTCTGACTAGAAACTGCAGCCTTGGGGATTTTGACAACTGTGGCTGTGACGACTCCCGCAATGGGCAACTGG GGGGCCAAGGCTGGCTGTGGGGAGGCTGCAGCGACAACGTGGGCTTCGGAGAGGCAATATCCAAGCAGTTCGTCGATGCCCTGGAGACAGGACAGGATGCTCGGGCAGCCATGAACCTGCACAACAATGAGGCAGGCCGCAAG GCGGTGAAGGGCACCATGAAACGCACGTGTAAGTGCCACGGGGTGTCTGGCAGCTGCACCACGCAGACCTGCTGGCTGCAGCTGCCGGAGTTCCGAGAGGTGGGCGCGCACCTGAAAGAGAAGTACCACGCAGCTCTCAAGGTGGACCTGCTGCAGGGTGCAGGCAATAGCGCGGCGGGCCGCGGCGCCATCGCTGACACCTTTCGCTCCATCTCCACGCGGGAGCTGGTGCACCTGGAGGACTCCCCGGACTACTGCCTGGAGAACAAGACGCTAGGGCTGCTGGGCACCGAAGGCAGAGAGTGCCTGCGGCGCGGCCGGGCCCTGGGCCGCTGGGAGCGCCGCAGCTGCCGTCGACTCTGCGGGGACTGCGGGCTGACGGTAGAGGAGCGCCGCGCCGAGACCGTGTCCAGTTGCAACTGCAAGTTTCACTGGTGCTGCGCGGTCCGCTGCGAGCAGTGCCGCCGGCGAGTCACCAAGTACTTCTGCAGCCGCGCGGACCGGCCACGTGGGGGCGCGGCGCACGAACCTGGGAGAAAACCCTAA